AGGCGAGAAAAACGTGAACGGAGCCATCGGGGTTTCCCTCGGCGCGACCCCTCTCGGAGACGGCCGCTGCCGGTTCCTCGTCTACGCCCCGAAGGCGGAAAAGGTGGAGGTCCGCCTTCTCTCCCCGCGGGAGCGGACCGTGGCGCTCGAACGGGACGAGCGGGGATGCCATCACGGCGTGGCGGAGGACGTTCCGCCCGGCACCCTCTACCTGTACCGGCTGGACGGGGAAAAGGAGCGACCCGACCCCGCGTCCCGGTTCCAGCCCCGGGGCGTCCATGGCCCCTCCCGGGTCGTCGACCGGGACGCCTTTCCCTGGGAGGACGGGGAATGGACCGGCCTCCCCCTCGAGTCGTACATCCTCTACGAAATCCACGTGGGGACCTTCACGCCCGAAGGGACCTTCGACGCTGTCATCCCCCGCCTGGACGACCTGCGGGAGCTGGGCGTCACGGCAATCGAGCTGATGCCGGTGGCCCAGTTCCCGGGGAGCAGGAACTGGGGGTACGACGGGGTGTACCCCTTCGCCGTGCAGGACAGCTACGGGGGACCCGAGGGGTTGAAAAAACTCGTGAACGCCTGCCACCGGCGGGAAATGGCGGTCGTCCTCGACGTCGTATACAACCACCTGGGGCCCGAGGGGAACTACCTGGAGGATTTCGGGCCCTACTTCACCGACCGGTACCGGACGCCGTGGGGGGAGGCCCTCAACTTCGACGGTCCAGGCAGCGACGAAGTCCGTCGATATTTCCTGGAGAACGCCCTCTGCTGGCTTACCGAGTTCCGCATGGACGCCCTCCGGCTGGACGCGATCCACGGGATCATGGACTTCAGCGCGTACCCGTTTCTGTCGGAACTGGCCAACGCGGTGCGGGGGTTGGCCGAAAGGACGGAACGGAAAGTCTACCTGATCCCGGAGAGCGATCTGAACGACGCGCGGGTGATCACCCCGAAAGAGGAGGGGGGCTTGGGCCTTTCCGCCCAGTGGAACGACGACTTCCACCACGCCCTCCACGTCCTGCTGACCGGGGAGAAAGACGGATATTACGGGGATTTCGGCTCCGTCGACCATCTGGCCCGGGCGTACGCCGAGGGTTTCGTCTACGCGGGGCGGTATTCTGCCTATCGCAACCGCCGCCACGGCAATTCTTCCCGGCATGCAGCCGCGCGTCAACTGGTGGTCTTCTCCCAGAACCACGACCAGGTGGGGAACCGGATGCGCGCCGAGAGGCTTTCCGTGCTGGTATCCTTCGAGGCCCTGAAGCTCGCGGCGGGGGTTGTCCTTCTCTCTCCCTTCCTTCCCCTCCTCTTCATGGGGGAGGAGTACGGGGAAACCGCCCCGTTCCTGTACTTCATCAGCCATGCGGACGGAAATCTCATCGAGGCGGTGCGCAAGGGGCGCAAGGAGGAGTTCACCGCCTTCCGGTGGGAGGGGGAGATTCCCGATCCGCAGGACGAGGCGACGTTCCTCAAGTCCCGGATCGACTATGGGCTTCGGGAAGGGGGACACCACCGGACGCTGATGGAGTTCTACCGGGAGCTCCTGCTGCTCCGGAAGGATCACCCGGTGCTCTCCCGGCTGAGCAAGGAGGACATCGAGGTTACGGCCCGGGAAACCGAGAAGGTGCTTTTCGTGCGCCGGTGGAGAGGCTCCGGCCAGACCGCGACGGTCTTCCATTTCGGCTCCGACCCCGTCTCTCTCTCGCTGCCCTTTCCTCCCGGCCGGTGGGAGAGACTCGTGGATTCCTCCGACGGGAGGTGGGGCGGACCCGGAAGCCCGGCCCAGGAGAGTCTGCGGTCCCATGGAACCGTCACGCTTTCCCTGAATCCCCTGTCGATCGCCCTGTTCTCGAAGGCGTAAAGGAGGCCGTCCACCGATGGAGCGCTACGTCTGCATCCACCCCACGCTGAAAGGGAAGACGCTCTTCATCACCGGGGCCAGCCGCGGCATCGGCAAGGCGATCGCCCTCCAGGCGGCCGCCGACGGCGCGAACGTCGTCATCGCCGCCAAGACCGTCGAACCCCATCCGAAGCTCCCGGGGACGATCCACACGGCCGCCAAGGAGATCGAGGGGGCAGGCGGCAAGGCTCTGCCTGTCCCGGTGGACGTGCGCTTCGAGGACCAGATCGAAGCGGCGGCCGCGAAGGCCGCGGAGACGTTCGGGGGGATCGACATCCTGGTGAACAACGCCAGCGCCATCAGCCTCACCGGCACGCTCGCGACCCCGATGAAGCGGTTCGACCTCATGTTCGGCGTGAACGTCCGCGGGACCTACGCCTGCTCCAAGGTGTGCATCCCGTATCTTCGGAAGTCGGTCAACCCGCACATTCTTACCTTAAGCCCTCCCCTCGCCATGGACCCGAAATGGTTCCAGTACCACTGCGCCTACACGATGGCGAAGTACGGAATGAGCATGTGCGTGCTGGGAATGGCCGAGGAGTTCCGGGACGCCGGGATCGGGGTCAACGCCCTGTGGCCGCGGACCGTGATCGCCACGGCAGCGGTCGCGATGCTGGGCGGGGCGGTCGACCTGAAAAACTGCCGCAAGCCCGAGATCGTGGCCGACGCGGCCCACGCAATCCTCATGCGCGACAGCCGTACCTGCACGGGGAACTTCTTTATCGACGAGGAAGTCCTTGCAGCCGAAGGGGTTACGGATTTCTCCCGCTACGCGTACGAGCCCGGCGCCGACCTTCTCCCGGACCTCTTCCTCGACTGACGAAGGGGGTTTGCTTCTTTCGGAAAGAAAAAGGGAGGCCACCCTGCCACAAGCGGCCCCCCTTTTCCCAGGCTCACCAATCGGAGGGAAATGATGAGTGCTAATCCTTAGACGCGCAAGCCGGGATAAAGGTTCCCGCCCGACTTAAAAACCCAGTTTTCCGAGAAAATACGGCATCTGTTTGCGCCACCACGGCCAGTCGTGATTCACGTCGTGCCCCCAGAAATCGACCCAGGCCGGAACCTGCTTCTCCTCGAGAATCGTTTTCAGGGCCCGGGCGTCCGCCAGCATCTCGTCCTCCCAGGCGCCCTGCCCGACGCAGATCACGATCTTGCTCATCCGGTACCGGTCCAGGTACCAAGGGTCCGACAGGCCGGGAAGGTAGGCGAGCGGGACGTGGACGTAGATGTTTTCGTCCATGTAGTCCCCGATGAACCCGCGAAGCTGGTAGACTCCGCTCAGCGCGATGACGGCGTCGAACACATCCGGGTGGCGGAAGAAGAAATTCGCGGAGTGATATCCCCCCATGCTGCATCCGGTCGCCATGAGCCCCCGGGAGAAGCCGCGGCCCCGGATGAAGGGGACGACCTCGGACACGACGTACCGGTCGTACTCGTTGTGCTTCTGGACGCGCACGGCCGGGTGGGCCCCGCGGTTCAACCAGGACTCGTTATCCACGCTGTCCATGGTGAACAGGACGATCCGGCCCTCCTCGAGGAACGGCCGAACCGCATTCACCATCCCGAAATCCTCGTACTCGTAGAACCGTCCCCCCGCGGCGGGAAACACGATAACGGGTTTCCCGCCGTGTCCATACACCTTCAACTCCATCTCCCGGTTGAGGTACCCGCTCCACCAGCGGTGGTACTCGACGTTCACGGCTCCATCCTTTTTCCGGCGGACGTTTCTATTTCAGTTCCAGAATGAACCCGGCCACCTCGCGGATCTCCCCCAGGTCGGCCGAGCGCGCCAGGTAGCCGTAGTCGCCGATCGCGGCGCGGAAGATCGAGTCGATCCTCTCATGGTGGGGGATCCGGTGCCCGTAGGCGAGCAGGATCTCCTCGTGGGAGTGCGCGTATTCCTTTCGGTCTTTCCTCCCGATGTAGCAGCAGTGGTAGGGGCGCGACCAGGCGCCGGCGAACCGGTTGTGCACGACCACGTTCGCCCATTCCCCGTAGATGTCGATGTCGTTGGCGTAGTTGAACATGTCCGTGGTGAGCCCCCCCGGCGGGCGCATGTTGACCTCGAGGCCGACGATCTTGTCGTCCCGGTCCCTCCGGAAGAACTCGAGGTGGAAGAACCGCTCCCGCACGGCGAACTCCGCAAGGACCCTGCGCCCGGCCTCCTCCAGGTCCGGCGGGATCTCCCTCAGGGAGTAGTAGTACATGTGGTCGTCCGCGTTGACCGTCTCCATGATCCCCTGGCTGAAGGCGTGGGAGGTGAAAAACACGGGGTTGCCGTCCCGGTCCGCGAGCCCGTCGAAGGAGAAGAGCCGCCCCGCGACGAATTCCTCCAGAAGAAAGTCCCCGGGGGGCCTGGTCGAAAAAAACCGGGCCAATGCGCCGTCGTTTTCGATCTTGAACGTCGTCGCCGCCCCGACGCCGATGTCCGGCTTGGCCACCACGGGGTAGCCGGTTTCCCCCACGAGCCGCCTTCCCTCTTCCAGGGACCGCACCACCTCGCCCCGGGGCACGGGCACGCCCGCCCGCACGAATTTTTCTTTCATCCGCGATTTGCTCTTGATCGCGGCGATCCCGTCCGCCTGGATGCCTGCCACGTGAAAGTCCGTGCGAAGGCGGGCCTCCGGTTCCAGCCAGTACTCGCTGTGGGAGTCGATCCGGTCGATCTTCCCGTACCGGTGCGTGAAGTACCCGCAGGCGCGCAGGAGTTGCCCGTAATCGTGCATGTCGTCCACCCGGTAATATTCCGTCAACGCCTGCCGCAGCTCGGGCCGAAGCGTTTCGTACGGCGCGTCGGCAAGGCCCAGGACGTTCACCCCCAGGTTCCGGAGCCGGACGCAAAACGGGTAGTAATTGGGGGGGAAATGGGGGGACAGGTAGACAAAATTCATTCCTGTAAAGTAGCCCCGCCGGTTCGAAACGTCCAGTCCCCGGCGGAAAAAAAACGAACCTTTCGGGGCCGGGGCTTGTCCATGGGGGTAAGAAGGGCGGCCGCCCGAAAATAAATTGGCTTGGAAAGGAGAAATACGATGAAAACGGGTTGCGTCGCCTTCCTCCCGGAACGGCGGTACCGCTGGTCGATGTCGGTTTTGCTGCTGCTCGCATGGGCGACGGCCGCTTCGGCGGCCATCGTGGATGTGGAAGTCGTCTCCGACCGCAAAGGCTTGCTCCCGCTCTACCGCGCCGGGTCGGCCGGCCGGGGCGACACCTACCGGGCCTATGTGGAGGCGGAAAAAGGGGAGCTGTACGGGATCAGGATACGCAACAACACGGGGCGGCGCATAGGCGTCGTCGTGGCCGTGGACGGGCGGAACATCGTCTCCGGCGAAAAGTCGACCCTGCGAAAAACCGAGCGCATGTACATCCTGGGCCCGTACGAGTCGGCGGACTACGACGGATGGCGCACGGCCCGGGACACGGTCAACCGGTTCTACTTCACGGACCCCGGGGACTCGTATGCCGGCGCGTTCGGCGACCACTCGGCAATGGGAGTGGTGGCCGTCGCGGTGTACCGCGAGAAGGACCCTCCCCCTCTTCCCCGGTTCTCCCAGCGGGAAAGGGAGCCGATGGGGCAGGAGGACGGGGGCGGGGCCCGGGAACCCGGGCCGATGGGCGCGGAGGAGTCCGCGCGGGGGAAACGCGCCCCGGAGAAAAGCGGGGATGTCGCGGGCACCGGGTTCGGGGACGAGAAATATTCCCCCTCGGTCCGCGTCCGGTTCACCCCGGAGCGCCGGGTGGCCGAGCGCCATTTCCTCAAATACGAGTGGCGGAACTCGCTCTGCCGGAAGGGGGTCATCGACTGCCGGTTTACCCGGAACCGGTTCTGGGACGACGCCGGCGACGGGTTCGCCCCGTATCCGCCCGGCAGGCGCGAGAGAAAGGCCGAGTAGATGGGGGGCCGCAGGAAAACGCGGTG
This is a stretch of genomic DNA from Candidatus Deferrimicrobiaceae bacterium. It encodes these proteins:
- the treZ gene encoding malto-oligosyltrehalose trehalohydrolase, giving the protein MNGAIGVSLGATPLGDGRCRFLVYAPKAEKVEVRLLSPRERTVALERDERGCHHGVAEDVPPGTLYLYRLDGEKERPDPASRFQPRGVHGPSRVVDRDAFPWEDGEWTGLPLESYILYEIHVGTFTPEGTFDAVIPRLDDLRELGVTAIELMPVAQFPGSRNWGYDGVYPFAVQDSYGGPEGLKKLVNACHRREMAVVLDVVYNHLGPEGNYLEDFGPYFTDRYRTPWGEALNFDGPGSDEVRRYFLENALCWLTEFRMDALRLDAIHGIMDFSAYPFLSELANAVRGLAERTERKVYLIPESDLNDARVITPKEEGGLGLSAQWNDDFHHALHVLLTGEKDGYYGDFGSVDHLARAYAEGFVYAGRYSAYRNRRHGNSSRHAAARQLVVFSQNHDQVGNRMRAERLSVLVSFEALKLAAGVVLLSPFLPLLFMGEEYGETAPFLYFISHADGNLIEAVRKGRKEEFTAFRWEGEIPDPQDEATFLKSRIDYGLREGGHHRTLMEFYRELLLLRKDHPVLSRLSKEDIEVTARETEKVLFVRRWRGSGQTATVFHFGSDPVSLSLPFPPGRWERLVDSSDGRWGGPGSPAQESLRSHGTVTLSLNPLSIALFSKA
- a CDS encoding NAD(P)-dependent oxidoreductase, whose translation is MERYVCIHPTLKGKTLFITGASRGIGKAIALQAAADGANVVIAAKTVEPHPKLPGTIHTAAKEIEGAGGKALPVPVDVRFEDQIEAAAAKAAETFGGIDILVNNASAISLTGTLATPMKRFDLMFGVNVRGTYACSKVCIPYLRKSVNPHILTLSPPLAMDPKWFQYHCAYTMAKYGMSMCVLGMAEEFRDAGIGVNALWPRTVIATAAVAMLGGAVDLKNCRKPEIVADAAHAILMRDSRTCTGNFFIDEEVLAAEGVTDFSRYAYEPGADLLPDLFLD
- a CDS encoding alpha/beta hydrolase-fold protein; this translates as MNVEYHRWWSGYLNREMELKVYGHGGKPVIVFPAAGGRFYEYEDFGMVNAVRPFLEEGRIVLFTMDSVDNESWLNRGAHPAVRVQKHNEYDRYVVSEVVPFIRGRGFSRGLMATGCSMGGYHSANFFFRHPDVFDAVIALSGVYQLRGFIGDYMDENIYVHVPLAYLPGLSDPWYLDRYRMSKIVICVGQGAWEDEMLADARALKTILEEKQVPAWVDFWGHDVNHDWPWWRKQMPYFLGKLGF
- a CDS encoding ATP-grasp domain-containing protein, which produces MNFVYLSPHFPPNYYPFCVRLRNLGVNVLGLADAPYETLRPELRQALTEYYRVDDMHDYGQLLRACGYFTHRYGKIDRIDSHSEYWLEPEARLRTDFHVAGIQADGIAAIKSKSRMKEKFVRAGVPVPRGEVVRSLEEGRRLVGETGYPVVAKPDIGVGAATTFKIENDGALARFFSTRPPGDFLLEEFVAGRLFSFDGLADRDGNPVFFTSHAFSQGIMETVNADDHMYYYSLREIPPDLEEAGRRVLAEFAVRERFFHLEFFRRDRDDKIVGLEVNMRPPGGLTTDMFNYANDIDIYGEWANVVVHNRFAGAWSRPYHCCYIGRKDRKEYAHSHEEILLAYGHRIPHHERIDSIFRAAIGDYGYLARSADLGEIREVAGFILELK